The Pectobacterium parmentieri genome segment AGCTTGAAGCTCGCGTTGTCGGGATCAACAACCGCGACCTGCGCGATCTCTCCATTGACCTCAACCGTACCCGGACGCTTGCACCACGTCTGCCGGCTGGCGTAACCGTGATCAGTGAATCTGGTATCAACCGCCATGCGCAGATTCGTGAACTCAGCGCCTTTGCTCAGGGATTCTTGATCGGCAGCTCGCTGATGTCCGAGCCAGATCTGAACGGTGCGGTACGCCGCGTTATTCTGGGCGAGAACAAAGTTTGTGGTCTGACGCGCACAGAAGATGCACAGGCCGCCTATCAGGCTGGTGCGCTCTACGGCGGGTTAATCTTCGTCGCCAGCTCTCCACGCTATGTTGCCGCCAAACAAGCCGCCGACATCATCACCGGAGCACCACTGCGCTATGTCGGTGTTTTCCGCAACGCGCCCGTGGAACACATCGTTGCTATCACGACACAGTTGGGATTAGCGGCCGTTCAGCTACACGGCGATGAAGATCAACAGACTATCGACCAGCTACGCCAGCAATTACCTGCGGCATGCCAGATTTGGAAAGCGCTGAGCATCGCAGACGTGCTGCCAGAGCGTAATCTCACCCACATCGATCGTTACGTGTTTGACAACGGTCAGGGTGGCAGCGGTCAATCCTTCAACTGGTCGCTGTTGGACAATCAGTCACTGGATAACGTGCTG includes the following:
- the trpCF gene encoding bifunctional indole-3-glycerol-phosphate synthase TrpC/phosphoribosylanthranilate isomerase TrpF — its product is MQETVLHKIVRDKALWVAEREKAQPLASFQHEIVPSQRDFYQALKQDKPAFILECKKASPSKGLIRDDFDPVAIAQVYKDYASAISVLTDEKYFQGDFAFLPQVSAAVHQPVLCKDFIISPYQIYLARYYQADAILLMLSVLDDEQYQQLAEVAHSLKLGVLTEVSNEEELQRAIQLEARVVGINNRDLRDLSIDLNRTRTLAPRLPAGVTVISESGINRHAQIRELSAFAQGFLIGSSLMSEPDLNGAVRRVILGENKVCGLTRTEDAQAAYQAGALYGGLIFVASSPRYVAAKQAADIITGAPLRYVGVFRNAPVEHIVAITTQLGLAAVQLHGDEDQQTIDQLRQQLPAACQIWKALSIADVLPERNLTHIDRYVFDNGQGGSGQSFNWSLLDNQSLDNVLLAGGLNSDNCALAAQQGCAGLDFNSGVESEPGKKDSHKIAAVFATLRQPQH